The Pagrus major chromosome 5, Pma_NU_1.0 genomic sequence TGGATTATCtctacagtatactgtatacactgcCAGGACCAGCAATCACTGGAAGCTTCCCTCCTCATCTGTCTTTTCACAAAACATGTCCCGGAGAGGATCAGAGGCAAACAGAGGAAACACCAGTCAGCAAGAGGAATTCAAGGTTGTTATTGTAGGAGACAGGGGTTGTGGGAAAACCTCACTACTCAAGGTTTACACTACAGGAGACTTTCCAGAGGTAAGTACACACTGGCtcacttgttttttctgtatgttCATCCAAAAGTAGGGATGGATTCTGCCTGAAATACACTGTAttgtaaaaacagaataaaatgtttagaATTCCAACAAACACTAGCAGTCAAGCACTGAGagaaaatctcttttttttcaggattatGTCCCATCTGTGTTTGACACAAGTGTTGTAAATTCAAGGTACAGAGGGCAACATTTTCGGCTGCATCTCTATGACACAGCAGGTAAAGTCTCACGCTTCACCTCACACGTCTGAAATCACCTTGTTGAACAGGTAGCCCAAGTCTGCGGGAGGCGTGTGCTGTCATTCCTCAGCAGTGAACACATGAAAGAAACACAATCACATACCATGTTGTCTTtgatcaaaatgatttttttttaaatacgaTTATGTTGGTTAAAATGATTAGAGAGGGGGTTTTTGTTActattatttaattaaatttgatTATAATCtacttgttttagttttatgtttaaaaatgaagagCTGTGTTTGATGATAATTTCAAAtggtttgttttgatgttgtcTAATCAGGTCGAGAGGACTACGATCGCCTGCGGCCTCTCTCctacaacagtgttgatgtggCACTGATCTGCTACGACATCATGGTTCCTGAAAGCTTTGATAATGTCTTTGTAAAGGTACTTCCAAAACgtgtcttcagtgtttttctggTTGAGGAAGATATCAGGGTCACTTTCTCCTACtccaattcatttttttaagacACAGTATTAAATCTACAAATCACACTTTGAGATGCCCTTTCATCATGCAGACAACAGGCCGCTGGGCACAGACATGTAACAGCACACCTGACTGAAAGAGACAAAGTGTCtctttttagtatttttgtgtctgtgtatgtgtttgtggtACCcttattcattttttgttttcatactTTGATGCCTCTGTGGTCattctgagtctctttgtcactttttgtggttttatgtctttttgtagtacttgtgtttcttttgtggcactcttgtgtctctttgtggtacTTTTTAATCTCTTAGTGGCAGTTTTGTCTCCTCGTGCTAGTATGATGTATCTTGTAGTATTTTTGTAtctctgtggtggttttgtATGTCTTTGTGGTATTTATGTGTCTCCTTGTGGTAGTTTTATGCCTCTTTTTAGTACTTTGGtgaagtcattttgtgtctctttgtggtactttttaatctctttatggtaggtttttttttgttgtctcttGATTGTTTCTTGTCTTCGTCTGTGGGTTTAATGCTACTTTGGTGTCGTCATTCTCTGTCCCTTCGTGGttcttctgtgtctctttgtagtgtGTGCTTGActttcacaaagaaatgttaacaTGCACCTTAAACAAATGCTCTGGCCCAGGGACCTGCTGACACCTTGGGCCCCTGGCCCTGTGCCCCGCAGGCTCAGTCAGGCTTACCACCTTGACCTTTGCAATATAATCATTTTGCAGATTTTGCTTCCCAAAAATGTAACAGTGTTCAATATCTTTTAGTGGTACCCTGAGGTCCACCATTTCTGTGATGGAGTGCCCATCATCCTTGTTGGGTGTAAAGCAGACCTACGAACAGACAAAGTCCTGATGAAGAAGCTCTGGTCATCGGGCCGGAATGCCGTCACATATCTCCAGGTATGAAGCTAATACACTTACCAGGATTAGCTCTGCACTCTTGTGTACATTTACTCTACCTTAGACAAGCAACCACACATTTTGATCAATTTGTGGGAatcaaacactgacagggaGAAGAGGCCAGAAGGAAACTTGATGCTGTGCTGTATGTCGAGTGCTCAGCCAAATACAGGGAAAATGTGGACGACTTATTCAGAGAAGCAACAAAGCGAGCGCTAATGGAGACAAGAGGGCCAGAACAAGTCagacagtgtgtgagtgtgtgtgctgtgctcTGATGCATGCTCATGGCTCTGGCTGATTGACTGAAGTGACACCCGTGTCCGGACACATTTCCTGTGTGGTTTTACTTTtgactttattatttatacagCATATGCATGATTTTTATTCTTAACTTGCATACACAGTATGTAGCATGGCATGgcttatatatataattcttgtatataattttctttaattatttgacttgaccttttaacttttaacttctTCTGCCATGTGTCATCAAGTCAAATTCCTTTGTACATTGGGCaaataaaatgactttattttttatttccctggAGTTTCTATACATATACGCCCGGTGGTTGTATGCCTTTgcgcaccagtcaagttgctgttcctgagatATGTCACTGAATAATGGGcagaacacttttttttgcaaaatattaTGATATCACGgagaagttgacctttgactttttggggtataaaatgtcataacttcatGGTTTTATCCTATGAGACATTTGTGTAATGTTTTATCAAAATTAGGATATGAATTGTTGAGTCatggccaaaaatgttttttctgaggTCAGTGACCAAATTATAATTGGTTCATCCTTGAatccaagtggacatttgtgccaaattagAAGAACAGGTTGTACAAAAAACATATCGATAAAAGATTTATATAAAACACCCAAATCatcacagatgtgttttattctcaaacaggcaacaacaacaaaaaatcctGGTGACTCGTAACAGTAAAAAGCTGCAGCTTCAAGCAAATGTACAATACAGTATTTTCTAAAAATTCACTTTTGAGCTATGCATTGACACACGCAGTGGAAGCTCTCTATACACAGTAAGATACACggggttaaataaataaaccacaaAATGAACCAAAGAAAAATGcctttgtttgcattttcaaaaaagGCACATTTGGCAATTCCCTAGTGTCACAGAGTGTGTGAAGTTGACCTGAAGCTACTTAATTTCATTCCTTGTCTAATCTCTTAAAAGCATACCATGCAGCATTTCTCGGTCACTGAACTCACTAATTAAAGGTGGAGAGAGTTGattgtttagtctcattcccaggtagTCAGATACAGACGCTTCGGCTTGGCAGGCCACCAAACCAAAGCATCGGTATCTTCCTCCGGAATCGCTGACGCCCAAGAACGGCAAGAAAATGTTTAGACAATAACAAATTACAGGCAGTGGGAAGAGTCCCTGCAAATACATCACACACCTCTAGCAGGTCATAAGTGATGAGTGAGATGGGTTACGTTTGTACTAGtctacatgtttttttgttttttttaaatcctgcaGAGTATACCTTTAAAAAACCACCATCAACACCAGCAGTCTGTGAGATATGAACCTCTAATAGCTCATTGTCTTCTGCTACGTGTCACAGCGATATTATCATCTGGTattatacattacattatacagtatataaggAATACAAGGGTAATAAGGACAAATGTGATATTACCATAATGACCACAGCATTACGTTGATATAAATACAGCAAGTAACAAAATTCAGTTGTCAAAAATCGAACTCTTGTTTGTAACATCGAATAACATTTTTGTACTATTTTTTTGCCGACCAAAagccaaataaaaatgtagatatttttctcaaatatttaaaatccCCCGTTGTGAAAGATTTGGCATCATAACATATTTAGGGGAGAATAATAAGCAATATGATACATGACACAACACGTGAGAGAATAACTGATGATAACAAACTGTCATCCAGCTCTTAATATGTGCACATTTCTTCATTTGAGCTTGTATCAGTGTTACAGTAAAgacaataaagaaaagtaaagtaaatggtcaaaccaaagtaaaacagttcAATAATGTACCACAGGATCCTATAATCCACACTTAAACCATGTAGAACCTAAACAATGTGACCACGCTCAAGCCTGTAAACTACGAGTACAAAACAAACCTAACCACAACATATCCAATATGTGCATGCTTTGCAATAATACATTCAACAATACTTCTTAAAGCCAGTAACCGTTTTCATGGATTACAGTGTATCCGAATTGCAAATGTAATGTGACAACGAGCAAATTTCTCAAGATTGATTATAAAGGTGGCAGAGTCCTCTGAAAGACGACAAGTGAGTTTTTGATTCCACCATCAGGCTCATTTTGATTCTCTCTTGCTATAAAAATATGTGCACTGTAGTAACACACTTACTTACAAATACTGCTGAATTTAACGctaatatatttgttttattcaataCCTTAACAATCGTTGTCTCAAATCTTAACTGTCATATGCACGGAGatttttgcaggttatcaaaAATGGGGCAATTAAATAAGGGGCGAGGAAAGTAACAAACGTTTGGCACAACTTATACTGGTAACTACAATCGGAAGTCCAGTCCAGTGGGTATGGGCGTGTGCGTATccaacaaaccaaaacacaaaggCCTCGTACTTATATTAAAGGAAGAAACACATCTCCCATCGCTGACTGAAAACTGATCCATTCTGACTGCACCTTGGCCTATAAAAGCAAACTCTCTCTTCACTTGGTTTAGCATATTTTATCATGTGAGTCAATGTTTTTGCATGATTCTCACAGTTTTTGGGTTGTATCCTGATTGAATGCACTTAGTTAAGTCACTTTAGATAAAAGCACCAGCTAGATAAAGTTAATGTAACTTGTTCCataattttggttttaaagcacACGGATCGTGATTCTAATGTAACTGATATTTCACACGGACAAGTTACATTTTGAATATGAACATCTGCATTGATAATAAAGGCTTGGTAATGCTCCTTACAAAGCCGAAATTAAA encodes the following:
- the LOC140995463 gene encoding rho-related GTP-binding protein RhoF-like; the protein is MSRRGSEANRGNTSQQEEFKVVIVGDRGCGKTSLLKVYTTGDFPEDYVPSVFDTSVVNSRYRGQHFRLHLYDTAGREDYDRLRPLSYNSVDVALICYDIMVPESFDNVFVKWYPEVHHFCDGVPIILVGCKADLRTDKVLMKKLWSSGRNAVTYLQGEEARRKLDAVLYVECSAKYRENVDDLFREATKRALMETRGPEQVRQCVSVCAVL